The following proteins are co-located in the Amblyraja radiata isolate CabotCenter1 chromosome 8, sAmbRad1.1.pri, whole genome shotgun sequence genome:
- the LOC116975857 gene encoding 60S ribosomal protein L7-like 1, producing MRAVLAGRKMADTGERRKVPLVPENLLKRRKAYQAIKATQAKYALQEKRKLQKGKKIRFKRVENFIKDSRRKYRDEVRFVRMVKKPNWNDVPEGQKLAFAVRIRQIHGVSPKVRKVVEMLRLRQLYSGTFVKLNKTSLRMLKVVEPYVAWGIPNLKSIRELILKRGQAKVNKKRVPLTDNSIIEQHLGKLGLICLEDLICEIYTVGKSFKEASNFLWPFRLSVARHAARNKVGFLNEFGQTGNRGTGINKLIRQLN from the exons ATGCGTGCTGTGCTCGCCGGGAGGAAGATGGCGGACACGGG agagaggaggaaggtGCCACTTGTCCCAGAGAATCTGCTGAAGCGACGGAAGGCTTACCAGGCTATCAAAgctacccaagccaaatatgcCTTGCAGGAAAAGCGAAAG CTTCAGAAAGGGAAGAAGATTCGGTTTAAACGAGTTGAGAATTTCATAAAAGACTCCCGGCGGAAATACCGGGATGAGGTTCGATTTGTTCGGATGGTAAAGAAGCCTAATTGGAACGATGTGCCTGAGGGCCAGAAGCTGGCCTTTGCCGTGCGGATCAGACA GATTCATGGGGTCAGTCCTAAAGTGCGGAAAGTTGTTGAAATGTTGAGACTCCGACAACTCTACAGTGGAACATTTGTGAAATTGAACAAGACGTCATTGAGGATGCTGAAGGTGGTGGAGCCCTATGTTGCTTGGGG GATTCCGAATTTAAAATCTATCCGTGAACTTATTTTGAAACGTGGTCAAGCAAAAGTCAACAAGAAACGCGTGCCTCTAACCGACAACTCGATCATCGAACAACACCTAG GAAAGTTGGGATTGATTTGTCTTGAGGATCTGATATGTGAGATTTACACCGTGGGAAAATCCTTCAAGGAGGCCAGCAACTTCCTCTGGCCCTTCAGGCTGTCAGTAGCTCGACATGCAGCAAGGAATAAGGTGGGATTTCTCAACGAATTTGGACAGACCGGGAACCGTGGAACAGGAATCAACAAACTCATCCGTCAGCTCAATTAA